A genome region from Purpureocillium takamizusanense chromosome 8, complete sequence includes the following:
- the PCK1 gene encoding Phosphoenolpyruvate carboxykinase (ATP) (EggNog:ENOG503NVNR~COG:G) — translation MRDPIVRTASPYTDPNVQSPQSRLKARGGDLRKMISSNVNKTSLHPGGVQPHGNHTELEEELHETAHIDYDRVAIIHNPSVAALYEDALVYETGTAITSSGALTAYSGKKTGRSPLDKRIVKEPTSEDNVWWGPVNKPMSPEVWKINRERAVDYLNTRNRIYVVDGYAGWDEKYRIRVRVICARAYHALFMRNMLIRPPREELEHFHPDYTIYNAGSFPANRYTEGMTSVTSVAINFSQKEMVILGTEYAGEMKKGVFTVLFYEMPIKHNVLTLHSSANEGKSGDVTLFFGLSGTGKTTLSADPNRALIGDDEHCWSDRGVFNIEGGCYAKCIGLSAEKEPDIYGAIRYGSVLENVVFDPDTREVDYDDSTLTENTRCAYPIEYISNAKIPCLSDNMPTNIILLTCDARGVLPPISKLDRAQTMFHFISGYTSKMAGTEDGVTEPQATFSSCFAQPFLALHPMKYAKMLADKIEQHKANAWLLNTGWVGAGFAQGGKRCPLKYTRAILDAIHSGELANVQYENYDVFNLQVPTTCPNVPDELLNPKKAWTAGTESFQAEVVKLGKLFRENFTKYESEATEDVVKAGPAV, via the exons ATGAGGGATCCCATTGTCAGGACCGCTTCTCCCTACACCGACCCCAACGTTCAAAGCCCACAGTCCAGACTCAAGGCTCGCGGTGGTGATTTGCGCAAGA TGATTTCCAGCAACGTCAACAAAACCTCCCTCCACCCCGGTGGTGTTCA GCCACACGGGAACCACACCGAGCTTG AGGAGGAGCTCCACGAAACGGCGCACATCGACTACGATCGCGTCGCCATT ATCCACaacccgtccgtcgccgccctctaCGAAGATGCCCTCGTTTACGAGACCGGCACGGCCATCACTTCGAGCGGTGCCTTGACGGCCTACTCGGGCAAGAAGACTGGCCGATCTCCTCTCGACAAGCGAATTGTCAAGGAGCCGACGTCTGAAGACAACGTCTG GTGGGGACCCGTGAACAAGCCCATGTCTCCCGAG GTGTGGAAGATCAACCGCGAGCGTGCCGTCGACTATCTCAACACCCGCAACCGCATCTACGTCGTGGACGGCTATGCCGGCTGGGACGAGAAGTACCGCATCCGAGTTCGCGTCAtctgcgcccgcgcctacCATGCCCTCTTCATGAGGAACATGCTCATTCGCCCTCCCCGTGAGGAGCTGGAGCATTTCCACCCCGACTACACAATCTACAATGCCGGCTCGTTCCCTGCCAATCGCTACACCGAGGGCATGACCTCGGTCACCTCGGTGGCTATCAACTTCTCCCAAAAGGAGATGGTCATCCTGGGTACCGAATACGCCGGCGAGATGAAGAAGGGCGTCTTCACCGTCCTCTTCTACGAGATGCCTATCAAGCACAACGTCCTGACGCTGCACTCGTCCGCCAACGAGGGCAAGTCTGGCGACGTCACCCTCTTCTTCGGCCTGTCTGGCACCGGCAAGACTACCTTGTCCGCGGACCCCAACCGTGCCCTCATTGGTGACGATGAGCACTGCTGGAGTGACCGCGGCGTCTTCAACATTGAGGGCGGCTGCTACGCCAAGTGCATTGGCCTTTCCGCCGAGAAGGAGCCTGATATCTATGGCGCCATTCGCTACGGCTCCGTCCTGGAGAACGTCGTCTTCGACCCCGACACCCGCGAGGTCGACTACGACGACTCCACCCTCACCGAGAACACTCGCTG CGCCTACCCCATTGAATACATCAGCAACGCCAAGATCCCCTGCCTGTCCGACAACATGCCGACCAACATCATCCTGCTGACCTGCGATGCCCGCGGCGTCCTGCCCCCGATCTCCAAGCTCGACCGTGCCCAGACCATGTTCCACTTCATCTCGGGCTACACCTCCAAGATGGCCGGCACTGAGGACGGCGTCACCGAGCCCCAGGCTACCTTCTCCTCGTGCTTCGCCCAGCCCTTCCTGGCACTGCACCCCATGAAGTACGCCAAGATGCTTGCGGACAAGATTGAGCAGCACAAGGCCAACGCCTGGCTGCTGAACACCGGCTGGGTCGGCGCCGGTTTCGCTCAGGGCGGTAAGCGCTGCCCGCTGAAGTACACTcgcgccatcctcgacgccatccacagcggcgagctcgccaaCGTCCAGTACGAAAACTACGACGTCTTCAACCTCCAGGTTCCCACCACGTGCCCCAACGTCCCTGACGAGCTTCTGAACCCCAAGAAGGCTTGGACCGCCGGTACCGAAAGCTTCCAGGCTGAGGTCGTCAAGCTGGGCAAGCTCTTCCGCGAGAACTTCACCAAGTACGAGTCCGAAGCCACCGA